The Deinococcus humi genome has a segment encoding these proteins:
- a CDS encoding ComF family protein, whose product MLAGLWRTLLPRACPGCGAQLGAEVGLCPSCRGGLRAHVESYSPLRSRPEPHLVSLGRYRGVERRAVRALKFGGARELAGVLGEALAAGVPPQWGVGAVVPVPLHPSRERQRGYNQAELLAREVGRHLQVPCVDALRRTRATRQQARQQAAGRHEMTGAFAVRTGRLPSGPLLLLDDVMTSGSTLIACRDALSAAGAAEIYVAVVAR is encoded by the coding sequence ATGCTGGCCGGCCTGTGGCGAACCCTGCTGCCCCGTGCCTGCCCTGGTTGTGGGGCGCAACTGGGTGCAGAGGTCGGGCTGTGCCCTTCCTGCCGGGGCGGTCTGCGCGCGCATGTCGAATCGTACAGCCCGTTGCGTTCCCGTCCGGAGCCGCATCTGGTGAGTCTGGGCCGCTACCGGGGCGTGGAGCGCCGCGCCGTTCGTGCCCTAAAATTCGGTGGCGCGCGTGAGCTGGCGGGAGTGCTGGGTGAGGCGCTGGCGGCGGGCGTTCCGCCGCAGTGGGGTGTAGGCGCCGTGGTTCCGGTTCCACTCCATCCGTCCCGAGAGCGCCAGCGCGGCTACAACCAGGCCGAACTGCTGGCCCGCGAGGTGGGCCGCCATCTGCAGGTGCCCTGCGTGGACGCCCTACGCCGTACCCGCGCGACCCGTCAGCAGGCGCGCCAGCAGGCCGCTGGACGCCACGAGATGACTGGAGCGTTCGCGGTCAGGACGGGCCGCCTGCCCTCAGGTCCACTGCTGCTGCTCGATGACGTGATGACCTCCGGCAGCACCCTGATCGCCTGTCGGGATGCGCTCTCTGCGGCGGGGGCGGCAGAGATCTACGTCGCCGTGGTCGCCCGCTGA